In a genomic window of Heterodontus francisci isolate sHetFra1 chromosome 21, sHetFra1.hap1, whole genome shotgun sequence:
- the LOC137381112 gene encoding probable G-protein coupled receptor 139 — translation MEGPVPVNLLAIVILSQGNCGLSTCTTRYLAAMAMTDLLFIITGVILWRVAFYYFLGSILVTTPVCIVIAVMFRAATEVSVWFTVTFTFDRFIAICCQKLKTKYCTEKTAVVVLATTSILLCVKNVPFYFAYEPLWIIDNMPWFCALKSSYYTDPGWVGLDWFDTVLTPLLPFALIILLNALTVRHILVASRVRKALKGRSKGENCSDPEMESRRKSIILLFTISGSFMLLWLVDVIHFFYYIITGSDPRDYSDSEYMFQRLSYMLRAFSCCTNTFIYAVTQSKFREQIRNMVKYPVTSIIQLMNKLSN, via the exons ATGGAAGGTCCGGTCCCAG ttaatttactggcgattgtgatcctctcccagggaaattgcggcctctccacctgcaccactcgataCCTGGCGGCCATGGCAATGACGGACCTACTCTTCATTATCACTGGGGTCATACTGTGGCGGGTTGCTTTTTATTATTTCCTGGGATCTATCTTGGTCACCACCCCTGTATGTATTGTTATCGCTGTCATGTTTCGTGCAGCTACCGAagtttctgtctggttcacagttactttcacctttgatcgatttattgccatttgttgccagaagctgaaaacaaaatattgcaccgagaaaactgcggttgtggttctagcaacaacctcgaTTCTGCTTTGCGTAAAAAATGTCCCCTTCTACTTTGCATATGAACCTTTATGGATAATCGACAATATGCCATGGTTCTGTGCTTTAAagtcaagctattatactgatcctggatgggtgggacttgactggtttgatacggttttaaccccattgctcccattcgctctaATTATTTTGCTCAACGCGCTGACAgtaagacacattttagtggccagtcgagtccgtaaggcacTGAAGGGTCGGAGcaagggagagaattgcagtgacccagagatggagagcagaagaaaaTCGATTATTTTACTTTTCACCATATCGGGCAGCTTTATGCTCCTCTGGTTGGTGGACGTTATACATTTCTTCTATTATATCATTACAGGATCAGATCCCCGGGATTACAGCGATTCAGAATATATGTTTCAAAGATTAAGTTATATGCTGCGGGCTTTCAGTTGCtgtacaaatacatttatttatgcagtgactcaATCCAAGTTCAGGGAGCAGATTAGGAAtatggtgaaatatccagttacatcaattattcaattaatgaataaactaagCAACTGA